The Gymnogyps californianus isolate 813 chromosome 5, ASM1813914v2, whole genome shotgun sequence genome contains a region encoding:
- the FANCF gene encoding Fanconi anemia group F protein, translating into MEAVLEQVEQLPALLAVSRSALVRDWDSLTLDRALEWARYFQHLHDRFRTRPRLREALGRRLRRGQPSPLLGFPHLGRCPQLLGLALLENRALPPAACRRLIHSLLQPPGAEADPEPRSLALLARRKAASRLLALPPGPPRPPEGMEPQLQAEAQLLLSRLREEGQEVEPAGEAVGRLRWLSGVLEQLPQPRAFEVVAAALLLLRQGSGAEQAGGRGRDGNSLDRSQASATGDECVAGPLLSWLLGNLERFSAFCLFLPGSLLASLAGHYSRFSRPYLDLLTSWGSHLLYDPLQGRWVKGCLDKAELSWEELRERFSCLCQGSALLRGQTQAALKLLKAQDGDFKVCGLSVWTDLLMEVEEYLRKEAAR; encoded by the coding sequence ATGGAGGCCGTGCTGGAGCAAGTAGAGCAGCTGCCCGCGCTCTTGGCCGTCTCCCGCTCCGCGCTGGTGCGGGACTGGGACTCCCTGACCCTAGACAGGGCTCTAGAGTGGGCCCGGTATTTTCAGCATCTCCACGACCGCTTCCGCACCCGGCCTCGGCTCCGGGAGGCCCTcgggcggcggctgcggcggggTCAGCCGAGCCCTCTGCTCGGCTTCCCCCACCTGGGACGCTGCCCGCAGCTACTGGGCCTGGCGCTGCTGGAGAACCGCGCTCTGCCGCCCGCCGCCTGCCGCCGCCTGATCCACAGTCTGCTGCAGCCTCCCGGCGCGGAGGCCGACCCCGAGCCCCGCAGCCTGGCGCTCCTCGCCCGCCGGAAGGCCGCCTCCCGCCTCTTGGCGCTgccccccggcccgccgcggcccccggAGGGGATGGAGCCGCAGCTGCAAGCGGAGgcgcagctgctgctgagccgGCTGCgggaggaggggcaggaggtcGAGCCGGCTGGGGAGGCCGTGGGGCGGCTGCGCTGGCTGTCCGGTGTCCTGgagcagctcccccagccccgggccTTCgaggtggtggcggcggcgctgctgctgctgaggcaggGGAGTGGCGCTGAGCAGGCCGGAGGCAGAGGTCGGGATGGGAACAGCCTAGACAGAAGCCAAGCGAGTGCAACGGGAGACGAATGCGTTGCCGGGCCCCTGCTTTCCTGGCTCCTGGGGAACCTGGAGCGATTTTCTgccttctgccttttccttccaggcTCCCTTCTTGCCTCCCTAGCTGGTCACTATTCCCGGTTCAGCAGACCTTATTTGGACCTCTTAACCAGCTGGGGAAGCCACTTGCTCTATGACCCCTTGCAGGGACGGTGGGTTAAAGGTTGTCTTGACAAAGCTGAATTGTCCTGGGAGGAGCTGAGGGAGCGCTTCAGCTGCCTCTGTCAGGGATCTGCGCTACTCAGGGGACAGACCCAAGCTGCTCTGAAGCTCCTGAAGGCACAGGATGGAGACTTTAAAGTCTGTGGCCTAAGTGTGTGGACTGACTTACTGATGGAAGTAGAGGAATATCTGAGGAAAGAAGCGGCGCGTTAA